Proteins from one Loktanella sp. M215 genomic window:
- a CDS encoding copper resistance CopC family protein has product MKTAILTIAFALTASFAFAHAKPATMTPADGSTGTAPAIIEIHFDDPMRVTAFTLTGPDGDIAVTRAVGMEPVTDFSVTPDDALSSAAYTVDWRGMSTDGHPMQGSFGFTVAD; this is encoded by the coding sequence GTGAAAACAGCCATTCTGACCATAGCCTTCGCGCTGACCGCAAGCTTTGCATTCGCCCATGCCAAACCGGCGACGATGACGCCGGCGGACGGATCGACCGGGACCGCACCGGCCATCATCGAAATTCACTTTGACGACCCCATGCGTGTCACGGCCTTTACCCTGACCGGGCCGGATGGCGACATTGCCGTCACCCGCGCCGTGGGCATGGAGCCTGTCACCGATTTCAGCGTCACCCCCGATGATGCCTTGTCATCCGCCGCTTACACCGTGGACTGGCGTGGCATGTCGACGGATGGGCATCCGATGCAGGGCAGCTTCGGCTTCACGGTCGCGGACTGA
- a CDS encoding c-type cytochrome: MKRSLIAGIGVAAAGAIWFVTADRTAQAETITLRPDDAGIVATGAEIYATTCASCHGAALEGQPNWKSRNADGRLPAPPHDASGHTWHHDSATLFTLTKLGVAEMIGDPAYQSDMPAYAGTLTDDQIIAVLSYIKSTWPQTIRDSHDMRDQPS, translated from the coding sequence ATGAAGCGCAGCCTGATCGCGGGCATCGGTGTGGCGGCGGCGGGGGCGATCTGGTTCGTCACCGCCGATCGCACGGCGCAGGCCGAGACCATCACCTTGCGGCCCGATGACGCCGGGATCGTGGCGACGGGTGCCGAGATCTATGCCACCACCTGCGCCAGCTGCCACGGTGCGGCGCTGGAGGGGCAGCCGAATTGGAAATCCCGCAACGCAGACGGCCGGCTGCCGGCGCCGCCGCACGACGCCAGCGGGCACACATGGCATCACGACAGCGCCACCCTGTTCACCCTGACCAAGCTGGGGGTGGCCGAAATGATCGGCGACCCGGCTTACCAGTCCGACATGCCCGCCTACGCAGGCACCTTGACCGACGATCAGATCATCGCCGTGCTCAGCTACATCAAATCCACATGGCCGCAGACCATCCGCGACAGCCATGACATGAGGGACCAACCATCGTGA
- a CDS encoding copper resistance D family protein, producing the protein MEGAADIDGLAIAAILAKAAGYAAALLAMGGPLFVTGFRQPPKDVSRLARQIAVAAALVGLAVLALRFGIRAARISGMGLSGAVDPLMLGFVWDSPLGTAAIWRGAGYACILALLLRHPAGKGLSLIGTLLIAVSYTRVGHALSDPQVVLSACLVAHLLALALWIAALIPLRRSAGLPGAAALLHDFGRVASVTVPLLIVVGLVFAWVMVGSVSALVGTAYGLTLLIKVALVSVLLSLAALNKWRLVPALAQDLPHAIAALRRAITLEMAVVGLILLATATLTSVTTPPLHL; encoded by the coding sequence GTGGAGGGGGCTGCCGACATCGACGGTCTGGCCATTGCGGCCATTCTGGCAAAGGCCGCGGGCTATGCCGCGGCCTTGCTGGCCATGGGCGGTCCGTTGTTCGTAACCGGCTTTCGGCAACCACCCAAGGACGTGTCGCGGCTTGCGCGCCAGATTGCCGTGGCTGCGGCCCTCGTCGGTCTTGCGGTGCTGGCGCTGCGCTTTGGTATCCGGGCGGCGCGGATTTCAGGCATGGGGCTTTCGGGCGCCGTCGATCCCCTGATGCTGGGGTTCGTCTGGGACTCGCCGCTGGGCACGGCGGCCATCTGGCGTGGGGCGGGTTATGCCTGCATCCTTGCCCTGCTTCTGCGGCATCCGGCGGGCAAAGGTCTGTCACTGATCGGCACCCTGCTGATCGCCGTGTCCTATACCCGCGTCGGACATGCATTAAGCGATCCGCAGGTCGTGCTGTCGGCCTGTCTGGTGGCGCATCTTCTGGCGCTGGCGCTGTGGATTGCCGCACTGATCCCGTTGCGCCGTTCAGCTGGCCTGCCCGGGGCGGCGGCTTTGCTGCATGACTTTGGCCGCGTGGCCAGCGTGACCGTGCCGCTTTTGATCGTTGTCGGTCTTGTGTTTGCGTGGGTCATGGTCGGGTCGGTCTCGGCCTTGGTCGGGACCGCATACGGGCTCACGCTGCTGATCAAGGTCGCGCTTGTCTCCGTCCTGCTGTCGCTGGCGGCGCTGAACAAATGGCGTCTGGTGCCTGCCTTGGCACAAGACTTGCCCCATGCTATCGCCGCGCTGCGGCGCGCAATCACGCTGGAAATGGCGGTTGTCGGCCTGATCCTGCTGGCGACGGCGACACTCACGTCCGTCACGACGCCACCCCTCCATTTGTAG